One Cucurbita pepo subsp. pepo cultivar mu-cu-16 chromosome LG11, ASM280686v2, whole genome shotgun sequence DNA window includes the following coding sequences:
- the LOC111804708 gene encoding pentatricopeptide repeat-containing protein At1g71210, mitochondrial has protein sequence MILLQRVARVESKTKTGIFVSSFKDIFNEALGSSSPCPNLYSFSSVGGISDNGNRIVPMFSPWMSTGVGTSSTAAGGADWMVTQEVALSFKEWFKSGSNALYDQIFQILQMARDDQEMPYGHSTADLALSSLGLRLNELFVLDVLRYGSKDVLSCLKFFDWAGHQPGFFHTRATFVAIFKILSKAKLMSLMFDFLENYVQQKFVHKARFYNTLVMGYAVAGKPIFALQLFGKMRFQGLDLDSFAYHVLLNSLVEENCFDAVHVIVKQITLRGFVNEITHYLMLKNFCKQSQLDEAETFLHDLVGSGKGLNGRMLGFLVSALCKSGNFERAWKLVEEFRDLELVSMDHVYGVWITELIRAGKLERALQFLYSRKSDESYIPDVFRYNMLIHRLLRDNRLQEVFDLLTEMMEEHISPDKVTMNAAMCFLCKAGMVDVALDLYNSRSEYRLSPNSMAYNYLVNTLCGDGSTDEAYHILKHSIDQGYFPGKKTFSILADALCREGKLDKMKELVIFSLERNFMPSGSTYDKFISALCKAKRVEDGYLIHGELNRINVVAIKSTYFVLIDGFNKLRRGDISARLLIEMQEKGHNPTRKIFRSVIHCLNEMENMEKQFFNLLELQLSRQEPSPEVYNNFIYGAALAKKPELAREVYQMMLRSGIRPNLSSDILLLKSYLHSERISDALNFVSDLYQTRTIGRKISNVMVVGLCKANKADVALDVLRDMRDRGVIPSIECYEELAKHLCHNERYDLVVNLINDLDKVGRPITSFLGNTLLYSSLKTQKLYDAWVSSREGQVETSRSSMLGLLIGAFSGHIRVSQSIKNLEEAIAKCFPLDIYTYNLLLRRLSANDLQQAFELFNRLCEKGYVPNRWTYDILVHALFKHGRTSEAKRLLEVMYRKGFTPTECTKAFI, from the coding sequence ATGATTTTGCTACAACGTGTTGCCAGAGTCGAATCTAAAACCAAAACTGGGATTTTTGTATCCTCATTTAAGGATATCTTCAATGAAGCTCTTGGATCTTCCTCACCGTGTCCTAATTTATATTCCTTTTCGTCTGTTGGTGGAATTAGTGATAATGGAAACAGGATTGTTCCTATGTTTTCCCCTTGGATGTCCACGGGAGTTGGTACAAGCTCGACAGCAGCAGGAGGGGCAGATTGGATGGTCACTCAGGAAGTAGCCTTGTCCTTTAAGGAGTGGTTCAAATCTGGAAGCAACGCTTTGTATGATCAAATCTTCCAAATCCTCCAAATGGCTAGAGATGACCAAGAAATGCCATATGGTCATTCCACTGCTGATCTAGCTCTTTCTAGTCTTGGCCTTCGTCTCAATGAGTTATTTGTCTTAGATGTCCTGCGTTATGGCTCCAAGGATGTTCTGTCTTGCCTCAAGTTCTTTGACTGGGCAGGACACCAACCGGGATTCTTCCATACACGTGCCACATTCGTTGCCATCTTTAAGATTCTGTCCAAGGCCAAGCTCATGTCCCTCATGTTTGATTTCCTTGAAAACTACGTGCAGCAGAAATTTGTCCATAAGGCTCGTTTTTACAATACGTTGGTGATGGGTTATGCTGTTGCTGGTAAACCCATTTTTGCTCTTCAGCTGTTTGGTAAAATGCGCTTTCAAGGCCTTGATCTCGATTCTTTTGCCTACCATGTTCTTTTGAATTCTCTTGTTGAGGAGAATTGCTTTGATGCAGTGCATGTTATTGTCAAGCAGATTACTCTGAGGGGATTTGTGAATGAGATCACACATTACTTAATGCTAAAAAATTTCTGCAAGCAGAGTCAGTTGGATGAGGCAGAAACCTTCTTGCATGACTTGGTAGGTAGTGGAAAAGGACTGAATGGGCGTATGCTGGGTTTTCTTGTTAGTGCACTTTGCAAAAGTGGAAACTTTGAGCGGGCATGGAAGTTGGTTGAAGAGTTTAGAGACTTAGAATTAGTTTCAATGGATCATGTGTATGGTGTGTGGATAACAGAACTTATTAGGGCTGGGAAGCTGGAGAGAGCTCTACAGTTCTTATATAGCAGAAAGTCAGATGAAAGTTACATTCCTGATGTCTTTCGTTATAATATGTTGATTCATAGACTTCTCAGAGATAACCGGCTTCAGGAGGTGTTTGACTTGCTTACAGAAATGATGGAGGAACATATTTCCCCGGATAAAGTTACTATGAATGCTGCCATGTGTTTCCTCTGCAAAGCTGGGATGGTGGATGTTGCACTTGATTTATACAACTCAAGATCAGAATATAGGCTTTCCCCCAATAGTATGGCATATAACTATTTGGTCAATACTTTATGTGGAGATGGAAGCACTGATGAAGCATACCACATCTTGAAACACTCCATAGATCAAGGTTACTTTCCGGGAAAAAAGACATTTTCTATACTTGCAGATGCTTTATGTCGAGAGGGAAAGCTTGATAAGATGAAGGAGTTGGTTATTTTTTCCTTAGAGAGGAACTTTATGCCCAGTGGTTCCACATATGATAAGTTTATATCTGCTTTATGCAAGGCTAAGAGAGTTGAAGACGGCTATTTGATTCATGGTGAGCTTAATAGAATAAATGTAGTAGCTATAAAGAGcacttattttgttttgatagATGGTTTTAACAAGTTAAGGAGGGGCGATATCTCTGCAAGACTACTCATTGAGATGCAGGAAAAGGGTCACAATCCAACTAGGAAAATATTTAGATCAGTTATTCACTGTCTTAATGAAATGGAGAATATGGAAAAACAATTCTTTAACCTGCTTGAGTTACAGTTATCTCGTCAAGAGCCCAGTCCTGAGGTGTACAATAACTTCATTTATGGAGCTGCACTTGCAAAAAAGCCTGAGCTTGCTAGAGAAGTATATCAGATGATGTTGAGAAGTGGAATCCGACCCAATTTAAGTTCCGACATTCTTTTGTTAAAGTCCTACTTACATAGTGAACGCATTTCTGAtgctttgaattttgtaaGCGATTTGTATCAGACACGAACTATTGGAAGGAAAATATCCAACGTCATGGTTGTCGGTCTATGCAAAGCCAATAAAGCTGATGTTGCACTTGATGTTTTGAGGGACATGAGGGATAGGGGTGTAATACCTAGTATTGAATGCTACGAGGAGCTGGCCAAGCATTTATGTCATAATGAAAGATACGATTTGGTGGTAAATCTTATAAACGATCTAGATAAAGTTGGGCGTCCAATTACATCCTTTCTTGGTAATACACTTCTATATAGTTCATTGAAGACTCAAAAACTCTATGATGCCTGGGTTAGTTCAAGAGAGGGGCAAGTGGAGACTTCCCGAAGTTCTATGCTCGGCCTGCTAATTGGGGCATTTTCTGGCCATATTAGAGTAAGCCAGTCTATTAAGAACTTGGAAGAAGCCATTGCCAAGTGCTTCCCACTTGACATCTACACGTACAACCTATTATTGAGGAGGCTAAGTGCAAATGACCTGCAACAAGCATTTGAGTTATTCAATCGATTGTGTGAGAAAGGATATGTGCCGAATAGATGGACTTATGATATATTGGTTCATGCTCTTTTCAAACATGGGAGGACGTCAGAAGCTAAGAGATTGCTGGAAGTAATGTATCGAAAAGGATTCACTCCGACGGAGTGTACTAAAGCATTTATTTAA
- the LOC111804730 gene encoding probable L-cysteine desulfhydrase, chloroplastic → MASHCETNHPHTDSTPHLNGEANTHLPKKPKISSTSISKSEIQSEFAHHDPSVARINNGSFGCCPSSVISAQQQWQLKFLRQPDRFYFNDLKKGILESRTIIKNLINAEQIDEVSIVDNATTAAAIVLQKIARDFNEGRFEKGDAAVMLHYAYGAVKKSIEAYVSRAGGYVIEVQLPFPVKSNDEIICEFRKALERGKANGRKVRLAVIDHITSMPCVVIPVKELVKICREEGVDQVFVDAAHAIGCTDIDMQDIGADYYTSNLHKWFFCPPSIAFLYSRRSPGHSDLHHPVVSHEYGNGLAIESAWIGTRDYSAQLVVPSVLNFVNRFEDGIKGIKKRNHEVVVKMGEMLVEAWKTHLGCPPSMCASMIMVGLPSCLGISSESDTLKLRTHLREEFRVEVPIYYRAPRKGETAIVTGYARISHQVYNKFEDYVKFRDAINELVRDGFTCSQLSK, encoded by the coding sequence ATGGCTTCCCACTGTGAAACAAACCACCCCCACACTGATTCTACGCCGCATCTCAACGGCGAGGCCAATACCCACTTGCCCAAAAAGCCAAAAATCTCCTCAACTTCCATTTCAAAGTCCGAAATTCAATCCGAATTCGCCCACCACGACCCTTCCGTTGCTCGGATCAACAACGGAAGCTTCGGCTGTTGCCCTTCTTCTGTCATCTCTGCTCAACAACAATGGCAGCTCAAGTTCCTTCGCCAGCCTGATCGCTTCTACTTCAACGACCTCAAGAAAGGGATTCTTGAATCAAGAACCATCATCAAAAACCTCATCAATGCCGAGCAGATCGATGAAGTTTCTATAGTCGATAATGCCACCACTGCCGCTGCTATCGTTCTTCAGAAAATCGCTAGGGATTTCAACGAGGGGAGATTCGAGAAGGGTGATGCGGCTGTTATGCTACACTATGCGTATGGTGCTGTGAAGAAATCAATAGAGGCGTATGTTTCTCGAGCTGGTGGGTATGTAATTGAGGTACAATTGCCTTTTCCTGTTAAATCTAATGATGAAATTATATGTGAATTTCGCAAGGCGTTAGAGAGAGGTAAGGCTAATGGTAGGAAGGTTCGTTTGGCTGTGATTGATCATATTACATCGATGCCTTGTGTGGTTATACCTGTTAAGGAGCTGGTTAAGATTTGTAGGGAAGAGGGTGTTGACCAAGTTTTTGTTGATGCTGCTCATGCTATTGGGTGTACTGATATTGATATGCAAGACATTGGTGCTGATTATTACACTAGTAATTTGCATAAGTGGTTCTTTTGTCCACCTTCAATTGCTTTCTTGTATTCTAGGAGGTCCCCTGGTCATTCTGATTTGCATCATCCTGTTGTTTCTCACGAGTATGGTAATGGGTTGGCTATAGAAAGTGCTTGGATTGGAACGAGGGATTATAGCGCTCAGTTGGTCGTGCCTTcggttttgaattttgttaataGGTTTGAAGATGGGATTAAGGGAATCAAAAAACGTAACCATGAGGTTGTTGTTAAGATGGGAGAGATGTTAGTAGAAGCATGGAAGACTCATCTCGGCTGCCCACCGAGTATGTGTGCAAGTATGATCATGGTGGGGTTGCCTTCTTGCTTAGGTATCTCGAGTGAGTCTGATACTCTGAAGTTGAGAACACATTTGCGGGAAGAGTTTAGAGTTGAAGTACCGATATATTATCGTGCTCCGAGAAAGGGGGAAACTGCGATTGTAACAGGGTATGCACGAATTTCACATCAAGTGTACAACAAATTTGAAGATTACGTTAAGTTTAGAGACGCAATCAATGAACTTGTGCGAGACGGCTTCACCTGCTCTCAACTCTCCAAATGA